In Arachis hypogaea cultivar Tifrunner chromosome 2, arahy.Tifrunner.gnm2.J5K5, whole genome shotgun sequence, a genomic segment contains:
- the LOC140177028 gene encoding uncharacterized protein: MKKAKERIEGSKIAQYAILRDYANEILKTNPGSTVRIHTNPMPDSNPIFLRIYVCFEACKKGFVGGCRPFIGLDRTFLRGYYGGQLLTAIGQDENNHIYPIAYAIVESENKDSWKWFLDILQDDVGDFQANGFNFMSDMQKGLIPAVQEIYPNANHRFCAMHIWQNFRKKWGDLQLKKCMWSCDKASTTQDFNAAMDKLKKINVGAWEYLDKISPKQWSRAHFSEYSKMDNYTNNYWEVFNAKVKKMRGKPIITMLEEVRCYVMRIMARNKKALI; encoded by the exons ATGAAGAAGGCAAAGGAGAGGATTGAGGGATCTAAGATTGCACAGTATGCAATTCTTCGCGACTATGCTAATGAGATTCTAAAGACTAACCCTGGGTCTACAGTTAGGATACACACAAATCCAATGCCTGATTCAAATCCCATTTTTCTGAGGATCTATGTATGTTTTGAGGCTTGCAAGAAGGGATTTGTAGGTGGTTGTAGACCATTCATAGGGTTGGATAGAACATTTCTTAGAGGGTATTATGGGGGTCAGCTATTAACAGCTATAGGGCAGGATGAAAATAACCACATTTACCCCATTGCATATGCAATTGTTGAATCAGAAAACAAGGACAGCTGGAAGTGGTTTTTAGATATCCTTCAGGATGATGTGGGAGATTTTCAGGCCAACGGGTTTAACTTCATGTCGGACATGCAGAAG GGGTTAATTCCTGCAGTCCAAGAAATATACCCAAACGCCAACCACAGGTTCTGTGCCATGCATATATGGCAAAACTTTCGCAAGAAATGGGGTGACTTGCAGCTGAAGAAGTGTATGTGGTCATGTGATAAGGCCTCTACGACACAGGACTTCAATGCTGCAATGGATAAGCTGAAAAAGATCAACGTAGGGGCTTGGGAATACTTGGACAAGATTAGTCCGAAACAGTGGAGTAGAGCACATTTTAGTGAGTATTCTAAGATGGACAACTACACCAATAATTACTGGGAGGTGTTTAATGCCAAGGTTAAAAAGATGAGGGGGAAACCTATCATAACCATGTTGGAAGAAGTGAGGTGCTACGTCATGCGAATCATGGCAAGAAACAAAAAGGCCTTGATTTGA
- the LOC112745217 gene encoding small ribosomal subunit protein eS24z has translation MADKAVTIRTRKFMTNRLLSRKQFVIDVLHPGRANVSKAELKEKLARIYDVKDPNTVFVFKFRTHFGGGKSTGFGLIYDTVENAKKYEPKYRLIRNGLDTKVEKSRKQMKERKNRAKKIRGVKKTKASDSAKAGKKKRVFKHHVLILSLLYWNFVMAILFYRFLE, from the exons ATGGCTGACAAAGCGGTTACCATCAGAACAAGGAAGTTTATGACTAACAGGCTCCTCTCCAGAAAGCAATTC GTCATTGATGTTCTTCATCCAGGGAGGGCAAATGTTTCTAAG GCTGAGCTTAAGGAGAAGCTTGCTAGAATCTATGATGTTAAGGACCCCAACACCGTGTTTGTGTTCAAGTTCCGCACCCATTTTGGAGGTGGCAAATCCACTGGTTTTGGTTTGATTTATGACACCGTTGAGAATGCTAAGAAGTATGAGCCTAAGTACAGACTTATTAGG AATGGACTTGATACTAAGGTTGAAAAGTCGAGGAAGCAAATGAAGGAGAGAAAGAACAGGGCAAAGAAGATCCGTGGAGTAAAGAAG acCAAGGCTTCTGATTCTGCCAAGGCTGGAAAGAAGAAACGAGTTTTCAAACATCATGTTCTGATTTTAAGCTTGTTGTATTGGAATTTTGTAAtggctattttattttatagattcCTAGAATGA